ATCTAAAGTTGAACGGGCTTGTAGTGTTCCCGTAAAAACCAAGCCTTTAATTGATGTAGCAAACTACAATTTCAATAAAGGCAAGAAAACGCCCCACACCGTTCGAGCAAAAGAAAAAAGAACCTGTGGCTGTCGGGAATTGATTTAAAGATCATCAAGATGGTCGTAGATTAGAACTTTTCGCCACAAAATTTAGCAATAAATTTCTGGTAACAGTGAGCTTGGTATCATCTTGTAATTCAAGCTGAATAGCCGAACGCTTATAGGCAATCTCTACAAGAACGCCTGTAATAGGGTTATCAATCGAATTGATCTCTAACAACGCCTCAGAAATTTCATCATCACTCATCATTGAATAACGATGAATCAACGCTGAATATCTGTTCATTGTAATTTGTGAGGCGACCGCTTTTTCACCCAAACGGTAAACAAAGATAACGCACTTAATACGGCTAAAATAATACCAATAGCAATGTTAAGATTAAAATCTGAAGAGTATCGGCTTAAATCACCAATAATAGCGGATGAAAAGTAATAATTGAATAATCGTAAAGAGATTATTAAGACGAGAGTTAAGGCAGTAAAACAAACGTTCTAAATTATAGCTGTAATATAGTTTAAATACTAAATCACTTCGTTTGCTATTTCCATTCATATATCCTCATTTGGGTTTAGGCGTTGGTTTAGGTGGGACGTGAGCCCGTTCTTTTGATGTTTCTCGTTTCGCCGTTTTCATCATCATTCCTTATTTTGTGTTTGTGGTATAAATAATATACATCAACACAAAATAGACGACAAGTTCCTTTGTGTGTTGTGGTGAACCCAAGGACGAGTTTGCCTATTCTCGTTTAAAAATAGGCACTATTCAAAACCGCATTCTATCCCCCTTTAGGTTTTTAAGTGTTTTTGTTCACCTAAGAGAGTGCGGTTCTGAATGGTATAAACACTCCGCTCTCCCACCTAAGATGTGGGATTTTTATCAAAAATCGTAATCGATCTCTCTTTAACTAACTGGTACACTAAGGATAATTTATGATGCTCGAGACAAGAAAAATGAACATTGATGACTTTATTAAAAATTATCAAAATCACCCAGTGCTTTTTATCGGTACAGGATTTAGTTTACGCTATCTAGAAAATTCATTTAGTTGGGATGGACTATTACAACATATTGCAGAAAAAATGGATAATAACGATGAAAAGTATCTGGAATTAAAAGTACAACATAACCATAAAAATTTTGACCAAATAGCCTCTATCTTAGAACAAAAGATTTACAGATTTTCTTCAGCAAAACAGAGACCACCCTGACTTTAAAAGTGTAAATGATAAATTTTTTGAACTAGCTAAACAAAATAAAACAGTATCTAGGTTAAAAATATTTATCGCTGAAATATTAAATAATCTCAATAAAAAAAATGAACAAAGTTTAAATGAAGAAATTTCACTACTTAAAAAAGCTAGAAAAAACATAGGCTCAATTATTACAACAAATTATGATAAATTAATTGAAGATATATTTGAATTTAACCCTCTAATTGGAAATAATATTCTATTAAGCAATCCTTATGGTTCTCTTTATAAGATCCACGGCTGCGTTTCCGCGCCAGAAAGCATGATAATTACGAAAGAAGATTATACTAATTTTGATAAAAGACACGAACTAATTCGAGCTCAATTATTATCATTGTTTATTCATAACCCTATTATTTTTATTGGTTATAGTATTGGTGATAACAATATTAAATCCCTGTTAAAAACCATTTTTACTTATGTTCAACCAAACTCAGAACAAGCTAAAAAAATAAAAGATAACTTCCTACTTGTAGAATATGAGGCAGGCTCTCAATCTAGTGAAGTGTGTGAACATGATATTGACCTAGAAGGCTATGAGCTTATTAGAATTAATAAAATAAAAACAGATAACTATGCTCAAATTTACCAAGCCATCTCACATTTAGTATTACCCGTAACCGCTATGGATATAAGAAAAGTCCAAAATGTAATGGCTGAAATAGTTAGTGGCGGTGGTAATATTAAGGTAAGTATTACTGAGGACATTGACTCATTAAGAAATGATGAAAAAATTCTCGCTATTGGTTCAACTAAAACAGTTGAATATAAATATCAGAACTTGTCAGAAATGATGAAAAACTACTTTACTATTATTGAAGAAGAAAATGTTCCATTAATAAATTTATTAAATCACCAAAAAATAAGATCTAGAGATTTCTTTCCTATTTTTGGATTTAATAAAATATCCCATACATTAGATAAAGTTGAAGAATACAAAGAAATTCAAATCAAAAAACTAAAATCACATATAAACAGAATTAAAGAAAAACATATTAGCAGCAACTATTCTATACAAGATATTATTAATAGTGATGAAATAGTACCTTCTGCTAAAGAAGGGGCTATATTCTTTGAAATTTTCCAAGGAAATATTTCCTTAAATGAATGTAAAGAATATCTTAGTACATATCAAAATAAAGATAGCACTGACTATAGACGATTACTTTGCCTTTACGATTATATGGTCAATAACACTGAACCACTTATATAAATCTAATTGACAACCCACTGCTCTTTGTTCTAGACTATCCCCACTTTCAACAGAAAGTCATAAGCCACAATTAAGTGGCTTTTTTTGTATCTTCTGGGGGGCGGTTTTCAATGAAAAAATTATTAATTGGATTATTGGCATTAGTATTGGTTGGTTGTGCAGGTGGGACTAAAGCCCCTCGCCAACAAGATTATGTAGCTAAAATGTTTAATGTGCCTAGTGATGGCACATCAAACCTGTATATATATAGAAATGAAATACTCGGCGGTGATGTCGGTATGGATATCTATATTGATGAAAAGAGAATAGCGAGAACAGGTCCTCAAACCTATATTTTAGTAAATCTACCTGCAGGGAAACATAGAATTGAGGGATTTGCAGGAAGAAAGCCTAGCGTTTTAACCGTAAATTTATTGCCTAACTCTTTAAAATTTATTTGGCAAGAAGTTAAAATAGATCTGTTATTCGCAGAAAATAAATTACAAGAAGTCAGCGATGATATAGGTAAAAAAGGCGTACTAGAAAGCCAATTATTAGAATCTAGCTATCAACTACCGAAAAATAAAGCGACTACAACGGTCAAGAATGCTAATCCGAAATCAAATCATCGCCATTCTTCGACACCTAAAGCGAATAAAATCCAAAAGTCTGCATCGGTAAATCAGCCAATAAAAACCGCTAAAAAGCGCAAAATCTATTACAGTAGTGGCTGCCCTTGCGGATATGGATATTGTTACGGCCCAAGAGGTGGGCGTTACTGCATTACCTCAGGTGGAAATAAAAGTTACCGATAATCACACTCAAGCCCTGTTGCATTCAATGGGGCTTTTTTTATTTGACACCGCCCCTACTTCGGATTAAGATAATCTCACTTTCAACAGAAAGTCGGGATTTGCAGCCCTGAATTAGTACTAGGCGGTAGAGATAATTAGTCGCCTAAATGGTGGCTTTTTTTATAGCCGAAAATCAGTAAATCAAACCTTTTAAAGGGGTACATCAAATTGATACCCCCCTTCATAAGTAGTCAATGATGAACTGATTAAGGGGATCGAAAGATCCACCGTTTACCTAGTACAACGGCACTGCAAACCTTGATCAGTTCATCACCAGTTATTGCAGTGGCTAGTGATGAGTTTTAAAACTTGTACTAGGAGCAGTCAAAATGACTACATTAACATTTCAAAATAAAACACTTTCGGCTATTAATCAGCAAAATCAAATTTGGCTAACTGTTACAGAAATTGGAAAAGCATTAGGTTATTCAGATCCATTTAAGTCTGTTAAAAACCTTTATGATCGCCACCAAGATGAATTTACCCCTTGTATGACACAACTTGTCGAAATGCAAACCGCAGGCGGAATGCAAAAAGTCCGTATCTTCTCATTGCGTGGCTGCCACCTTATCGGAATGCTCTCACACACCAAAGTCGCAAAAGAGTTCAGACGCTGGGTACTTGATATTCTCGATAAAGAAGTCGGCAATGTACAAAATTCACAACCTAACCTACCGCTTGTGGAAGAAAAGAAATTCACGTTTGAATTAACTCAAGACGAAATTTCTACCCTACTCTGGCTTTGGTTTATCGCAGAAAAAGAGCGTGATTTAATTGACAACCTTGCCCCCGCACTTCGATCAATTGGCTCACATTTTGCACCTACCGCAGAAAGCCACGCAACGGAATATAAGTTCTCAATCGAGCGAGCAAGAAAAATATTGCTCAACCTGAGCCAAACACTCAACGTAACCCCGTGGGAAGACACAAGCCTTTCCCGAGTGCTACCCAAAATCCGCAATTTCAATAGCGGAAATCCACAACGTCCAAGACTAACTAGACGCTAAATTTCCCCAAATCCGACCGCTTGAATTGTTCGGTTTTTCCGAACAGTTCACCAGCGGGGGATTTTTGCACCCTAAATTCACTAAATCGACTAAAAAAGGAACACAAAATGAAAAACATACTTCTCAGCGCCTTATTTATCATTGCTTTCTGCCTAGTAGTTGGCACAACACTCACCCAAGCAAAATCTAGCCCCATCGAAGAACAGCCCATCGCAACACCCGAAAGCTACTTCGATGATAGCTATATCGAACCACCCTACAACCCCTGCAAAGACCCTTTCTTGCACATTTACCGCAGTGTGGAATATGAACAACGCCAAAAACAGTGTGAGGTGGCACAATGAAACCACAAACCAACGCAACTCTGCCCCAAGCTAAAACCAAAGTAATCAAAGGCAAAAATGGAATGTTCTGGGGATATATCTACCTTGATGGCAAAGAAATTGAAAAAGTCGGCGGAAAAACAGGCTATATGAGCGAATTAAACTGCATTACCTACCTCAATCAACGAGTGGATTACCACAACAACCAAAAGAACGTAAACATACCTCGTTATGTTAAGGAGCAACAAAATGCCTGACTGCCTCAATGAACAAAGACGGATAGAAATTGAAGCACATTACGATAAGCAAGATCAACAACACGAAGCTGAAATTGCTCTCTCTGATGAACTCGAAAGCCTATTAGAAAATAACGGCTTTGGTGATTTCTACTACGCATTAACAGGCACAGAAGCCTTTGAAAATGCCTTGAAAGAAGAAGCCAAAGCAAGATTTCCACAGTTATTTAACTAACAAGCAATGAATTAACTGCTTAAACTCGTAAAAGGAATGGTTATGAATAATCAACAACAAAATAAAGAGGAAAATAAACCTGCTGTAACACGTCAATCAACAATAAAAGCACTGATCAATGGGAAGGCTACCCAAACACGAATTATGCAGTTGCTTGGTGATAGTGCAAAGATGGAAAAATTTTCTGCAACTCTCATTAATATTGCTTTAGACGGTTCTCTTTCAACCTGCTCACCAGCCAGTATTGTGAAATCAGGATTGCAGGCAGCTGAATTGGATTTATCACTCAATAAAAATATGGGACTAGCTTATATCGTTCGTTATCAAAAAGATGCCGAATTCCAAATAGGCTATAAAGGCTGGCAATTATTAGCCAAACGTGCAGGTATTCGATTGAATGTTACCCCAATCTATGATTGTGATGAATTTGAAATCTCAAGTGATGGGTTTGATACTACAATCAAACATATTCCAAATTTAGATGCTCAACAAGATCATTTGCCAGAATGGGTTGAATCACACCTTAAAGGCGTACTGGTTTCTACTAAAGAAGACGGTGAGATTTCTCATAAATTTGTGAGTATTGGAAAAATTCAGCAAATTGCGGGGGTCAGCCCAAGCAAGAAAAAAGGGAGCTATTCTCCTTACTCATTGTGGAATTTGGAAATGTATATGGGTAAGGCAACTAAATATGTATTGAGTAAAATGCCTATGCAAGAACAAATAGCAAGAGCAGTTGAAATAGAAAATGAAGTCGATAAAAAACAAATGACTGAGAATCAGCACTCAAAAGATAATGATATTTTTGAAGCAGAGTTTTCAACTATCGTAAGCGATGAAGTATTTCAGAAATGCAAACAAAACATCATCAATGGCGAAACCACATTACAAGACCTGTGTGATAGTGGTTTTGAGTTCTCACCAGAACAATACGAAGAATTGGAGAAATTAGAGGTTAAATAATGAAAATATATTACATCTATTCCGACTATTACGATCAAGACTGGATCGATCATATCGAAAGCCTACAAAGTATAACGGTATTTAGAAATAAAAATGCGATTAGGCAAGCGTTAGAATACTCAGCTACAAAAGATAAATGGAACAGTTTCGACATTGTAGAGAAAGGCAGATCTTGCGACTTAATTGATCAAAACAAGCATTTTAATATGGTTTTTGCTGTACAGGCTTTGGAGTAGCAAATGAATAACCTATTCAAACTCAAAGCAAGGTGTTCATCACTGTCTCAATTTATTGGTGAACCTAAATCAAAAGCCGATAAAGAAGCGGGCAAACTCACTAATACAGCTAAATCTGCCGTGCGTGACAAAATAAAGTTAGATTTGTTTGGCTATCAATCGTTTGAAGGGAATAAACAGACCCAAAAAGGCAATCAACTTGAAGACCAAGCGATCAAACTCAGTGGATTAACTCGAGGGCTCGCTCTCAAAAAGAATACCGAACGGCGAGAAAATGACTTTATCAGTGGCGAATGCGATATTTATGTGCCAACTCGCAAGCTGATTATTGATACAAAATGCTCGTGGGATATTGGATCACACCCGTTCTTTCGTGATGAAGCCGAAGAAAAAGCCAAAAAACAGGGCTACGATATTCAAATGCAAGGCTATATGTGGCTATGGGAATGCGAGCAAGCTCAAATAGACTTTGTTCTCTTACCCACCCCTTTTGATTTACTTTCGCCCTATGAAGACAGTGAACGATACATTGATCTCGTTGAACAAATCCCACAATCACAGCGTATCACCACCATTACGATTAAACGTGATGACAAAATGATACAACGTATTCAAGAGCGAGTTCAGGCAGCTCAAGATTACTATGATGAACTGATTGCGGAATTAACGAAACATTAAACGCCTACAAAGCCACCTAGTGGCTTTTTTATTACCTTATTATCGGAGACTAAATATGTTCTGGTTCAAAAATATCATTATCTACCGCTTAACATCTGCAATTGATTTCTCAAATATTGAAAACGCATTGCAACAATCCAAATTCTCTGATTGCCAGCCCTTAGATTGGAGTAAATTTGGTTGGGATTCGCCACTCATAACCAGTGATCAATTACATTTTGAATCAAATAATCAGCTTTTACTTGTGGCACACAAAGAAGAAAAAATTATTCCCGCCGAGGTTATCCAAAAAGAAACGAACACTCGCATTGAAGCCCTTGAAAAGAAAGAAGAACGGAAATTACGCAAAACAGAAAAGCAAGCAATTAAAAACGATGTAGTAACAACCCTACTTCCCCGTGCTTTTAGCAAACATCTATTTACTGCAATCTGGATTGACATTAAACGCCAGCTAATTTTTATTGATACCAGCTCATCTAAACGTGCCGAAGATACGCTTGCTTTATTGCGGAAAACGCTCGGCTCACTGCCTGTTGTACCACTTTCTTTCATTAAACTACCGCTTGAAGTAATAACCGAATGGATCACACACAACGATCTGCCTCAATGGCTCACATTACTTGAAGAAGCAGAACTGAAATCATTTAATGATGAAAGCGTGATCCGCTGTAAACGACAAGATTTAGAAAGTGATGAAATTACCAACCATCTCGAAGCGGGAAAATATATCACTAAATTAGCGTTAGACTGGGAAAACCATTTATCTTTTGTTCTTAAGGAAGATGGCTCACTCTCTCGTATTAAATTCGCTGATGATATTCTTGAGAAAAATGACGATATTCTCAAAGAAGATATAGCACAACGATTTGATGCGGACTTTTTCTTAATGACTCACGAATTAGCCGATTTGATCGACAAACTTACTATTGAATTTCACGGTATTAAGGAGACTATATGAAACTCCCCTATAACCCCTTTACCCTACGGCGGCAACTAAAATACTACATCTCGCTTTGCAATGCACAAGGTCAAGACATTGTGAATGCCAATGAACACATCGCTCAACTGATTGATGAAAGCAATCATAAAACCAAGCTCATTCAGCGATTAGAAAAAGACCTTGAAATTGCCAATAACCAAATTAAAGCCAGTGAAATTGCTGTTGAATTGATCACAAATCAGAAAGGAAAGTGAAAATGAACATTAACGAAACCTTATCAGAACGAGAAAAAACACACGGTGATTTTTATCAAGGCGCTATTATTTTTGATTCCTTAATGGAAATAGTCAAAAACCACGAAGAAAATTTAAACGTCTCACACCGCTACGCATTAACAATGATAATGGGGAAAATCACTCGTATTTTAGAAGGTAATGCCTTTGAACCCGATCATTGGCGAGATATTGCAGGCTATGCAACATTAGGCGGACGATTGAATGTTACGGAGAGAAAAGATGAAACCATTTAATTTAGGAAAGGCATTAGCAGGTAAACTTTGTGTAACTAGAAGCCGTAAAAAGTTAAAATTATAGCTAATAGAGAAGTACTTGACTAGGTGCGCAAATTAAATGAGTTCCGTCAGCATGTCCAGATTACAGGGACGGAAGTTAGTCGTAGAGAAGTATATTAGCAATGAATACAAAAATAGTAAACAAACATTGCTATTTTACTTATTTCCAAAGAGAAAATGATTGATACCCTTGAAGAAATCTATCTTTAATGTTATTTTTGGAAATAATTTCCAAAAATAACATTAAAAAAGGACTTGCTATGCTTATTGACTTTAGTACGAAAAATTTCCGTTCATTTAATGAATTGCAAACCTTTAGTTTAATTAAAAGTAAAAGTAGTGAGCTACCTAGTAATACTTTTAGCATTAGTGATAACTCGAACTTTAGTTTACTAAAAACTGCAGCCATCTATGGTGCTAATGCTAGTGGAAAATCTAATTTTCTAAAGGCATTATTGACGATGAAACTTATGGTCACAGCAAATTATCAGCGTGGAGATAAACTTCCTGTTGTTCCGTTTAAGTTGAATAATTGTACAATCAACCAACCAACAGAATTTGAAGTTACATTTATTGTTGATAACGTACGTTATCAATATGGTTTTAGTGCTTCAACAACCCAAATTTATGATGAATGGCTATTTGTATATCCTAAAAATCACGCTCAAAAATGGTTTGAGAGAAGTTGGAATAAACAAAACAAATCATACGATTGGAGATTTGGCTCAT
This portion of the Vespertiliibacter pulmonis genome encodes:
- a CDS encoding P22AR C-terminal domain-containing protein, translated to MTTLTFQNKTLSAINQQNQIWLTVTEIGKALGYSDPFKSVKNLYDRHQDEFTPCMTQLVEMQTAGGMQKVRIFSLRGCHLIGMLSHTKVAKEFRRWVLDILDKEVGNVQNSQPNLPLVEEKKFTFELTQDEISTLLWLWFIAEKERDLIDNLAPALRSIGSHFAPTAESHATEYKFSIERARKILLNLSQTLNVTPWEDTSLSRVLPKIRNFNSGNPQRPRLTRR
- a CDS encoding DUF2846 domain-containing protein produces the protein MKKLLIGLLALVLVGCAGGTKAPRQQDYVAKMFNVPSDGTSNLYIYRNEILGGDVGMDIYIDEKRIARTGPQTYILVNLPAGKHRIEGFAGRKPSVLTVNLLPNSLKFIWQEVKIDLLFAENKLQEVSDDIGKKGVLESQLLESSYQLPKNKATTTVKNANPKSNHRHSSTPKANKIQKSASVNQPIKTAKKRKIYYSSGCPCGYGYCYGPRGGRYCITSGGNKSYR
- a CDS encoding DUF6378 domain-containing protein — translated: MNINETLSEREKTHGDFYQGAIIFDSLMEIVKNHEENLNVSHRYALTMIMGKITRILEGNAFEPDHWRDIAGYATLGGRLNVTERKDETI
- the rdgC gene encoding recombination-associated protein RdgC, yielding MFWFKNIIIYRLTSAIDFSNIENALQQSKFSDCQPLDWSKFGWDSPLITSDQLHFESNNQLLLVAHKEEKIIPAEVIQKETNTRIEALEKKEERKLRKTEKQAIKNDVVTTLLPRAFSKHLFTAIWIDIKRQLIFIDTSSSKRAEDTLALLRKTLGSLPVVPLSFIKLPLEVITEWITHNDLPQWLTLLEEAELKSFNDESVIRCKRQDLESDEITNHLEAGKYITKLALDWENHLSFVLKEDGSLSRIKFADDILEKNDDILKEDIAQRFDADFFLMTHELADLIDKLTIEFHGIKETI
- a CDS encoding recombinase RecT; translation: MNNQQQNKEENKPAVTRQSTIKALINGKATQTRIMQLLGDSAKMEKFSATLINIALDGSLSTCSPASIVKSGLQAAELDLSLNKNMGLAYIVRYQKDAEFQIGYKGWQLLAKRAGIRLNVTPIYDCDEFEISSDGFDTTIKHIPNLDAQQDHLPEWVESHLKGVLVSTKEDGEISHKFVSIGKIQQIAGVSPSKKKGSYSPYSLWNLEMYMGKATKYVLSKMPMQEQIARAVEIENEVDKKQMTENQHSKDNDIFEAEFSTIVSDEVFQKCKQNIINGETTLQDLCDSGFEFSPEQYEELEKLEVK
- a CDS encoding translocation protein TolB precursor, encoding MNNLFKLKARCSSLSQFIGEPKSKADKEAGKLTNTAKSAVRDKIKLDLFGYQSFEGNKQTQKGNQLEDQAIKLSGLTRGLALKKNTERRENDFISGECDIYVPTRKLIIDTKCSWDIGSHPFFRDEAEEKAKKQGYDIQMQGYMWLWECEQAQIDFVLLPTPFDLLSPYEDSERYIDLVEQIPQSQRITTITIKRDDKMIQRIQERVQAAQDYYDELIAELTKH